GCCGCCTGATGGCCGCACCGGAGAGCGCGACCGCCCGCCTGGGCCGACTGCTCACGATGGTGCCGTGGCTGGTCAACCGCCAGGGCATCGACATCGCCGAAGCCGCCGAGGAGCTCGGGGTGTCGACCCAGCAGGTGGAGGCGGATCTCGCGCTGCTGTTCGTCTGCGGCACGCCCGGGCACATGCCCGACGACCTCATCGAGGCCGAATGGGAGCAGGGCCGGGTCTTCCTGCGCAACGCAGACACCATCGCCCGGCCGCTCCGGCTCGGGCTCGACGAGGCCACCGCGCTCATCGTCGGGCTGCGCACGCTGGCCGCGGTCCCGGGACTGGACGAGCGCGACGCGGTGGACCGGGCCCTGGCGAAGCTCGTCGAGGCCACGGGCGACCTGGGCGCCGCCACCGACCGGGTCCGCATCGCACTGGAGGACGAGGTGCCCTCCGACACGCTCACCACCATGCGCGCCGCCGTGGCGGCGCACCGGCGGCTGCACCTGGAGTACGTCGTGCCGTCCCGGGACGAGACGACCGAGCGTGACGTGGACCCGATGCGGGTGCTGTCCCTGGACGGCAACTGGTACCTCGAGGGCTGGTGCCACCGCGCCCAGGACGTGCGTCTCTTCCGGCTCGACCGCGTCGCGTCGGTGCTGGTGCTGGACGAGGACGGCACGCCGCCCACCGATGCCCGGCCGCGCGACCTCGACTCCGGGCTGTTCACTCCCGGCCCGGACGACCTGAGCGCCGTCATCGAGTTGCAGCCGGACGCCGCCTGGGTCATTGACTACTACCCGGCGGGCGACGTGCAGCGGGGCGCCGACGGGGTGCTGACGGTGTCGTTCCGCACCGCCGACCTGCGCTGGCTGCGGCAGCTGATGTGGCGCCTGGGCGGGTCGGCGCGGGTGGTCGAGCCCACCTCGCTGCGCGACGAGGTCGCCGACGGCGCCCGCGCCGCGCTGGCGGCATACGAGCAGGAGTAGGTCCGTGCACTGGTGGCAGTGGGTGCTGCTGTGGCTGCTGCTTGCGATCCTCGGGACCGTGTATGTCGGCTGGCGCCTCTGGCGCCTGTGGACGCCCCTCAAACAGCTCGGCTCCGAGCTCGCCGTGGCACAGGAACGGCTGGCGGAGGTGGAGGCCCGGATCGGCGAACTCGAGGACCAGTTGCAGAGTGTCGATGACCTCGCAGTGCTGCGTGATCCGGCAGAATTGCGCAGACACCGCTCGGCCCTGAAGGCGGAGCAACGTGCCGAGCGCAACAGGCGCAGGAAGGCGCGGCGCCCTGACTGGGCCAATCACGTAGAGTGGTGATGACGGTGCGGGATGCACCTCCCGCGCCCAACCAACAGGAGCTAGTTATGTTTCGTGGAGCCCTCGAGCCGTGGCACATCCTCATCCTCGTGCTCATCGTGGTCATCCTCTTCGGCTGGAAGAAGCTGCCCGATGCCGCACGCAGCCTCGGACGTTCGGCGCGCATCCTGAAGAGCGAGCTGGGCGACGACGACCACAAGAGCTCCGCCGCGGGCCAGACGGTGCCCGGCCAGACCCAGCCCCCGGCGGGCAGCGCCCCCGGTGAGGCGCCGGTCCCCGGAGCCACGCCCTACCCGCAGCAGGGTCAGCAGCCGCCGCAGGGTTACCAGCAGCAGGCACCGCAGGGCTACCAGCAGCAACAGCCCAACGCCGGCTACCAGCCACCGCAGCAGCAGGGTCAGCCGCAGCAGCAGACCCCGGCGGGTTACCCGCAGCAGAACAACCCCGGCGGCAACGGCAACTGATCACCGTCCCGCACGGGACCTTCGGCGCAGGACGACACACGACACATGGCCCTATTGCGGCGGAAGGACAATCCGGAGGCCCGGATGTCCCTCGGCGACCACTTCCGTGAGTTTCGTCGGCGTGCCCTCATCGCGGCCATCGCCATCGTCATCGGTGCGATCGTCGCGTGGATCTACTACGACACGATCTACGGCTGGGTCGAGTCGCCGCTGCGGACCGTGCAGGCCCGGCACCATCTGTCCGTCGTCGGACTCAATTTCGGCAACGGCGGGGTGACCGAGCCGTTCAGCATCAAGCTGAAGATCTCGCTGTGGAGCGGTGTCATCCTCGCCAGCCCGATCTGGCTGTGGGAGATCTGGGCGTTCCTCGCGCCCGGTCTGACCAAGAAGGAGAAGCGCATCAGCGTGGCCTTCATGGCCGCGGCCGTCCCGCTGTTCGCGCTGGGCTGCTACGTCTCGCACTTCGCGATCACCAACGCGGTCGACTTCCTGATGGGCAGCACCCCGCAGGTCAAGGGCGCCGATCACACGCCGATCTACAACCTGACCGACGCGCAGAAGTACGTCAGTTTCGTCACGAAGTTCATCGTCGCCTTCGGCCTGGCCTTCCTGCTGCCGGTCTTCCTGGTCGGCCTCAACCAGATCCGGGTGTTTCCGGGGCGCGTCATGCTCAAGGGCTGGCGCGTGGCCGTCATGATCATCGCGGTCTTCTCAGCGGTCATGAGCCCGTCTCCCGACGCGTGGTCGATGCTCGCGCTGATGGTGCCGATGATCATCCTCTACTTCAGTGCCTGCATCGTGTGTCTCTACCTCGACCGGCGCCGCGCCGGCAGGGAGGAGAAGGCACGCTCCGAGTGGCTCGACATCCCCGACGACGAGAAGTCACAACTCTGACGACATGGCGGAATCCGTAGAAGACCAAGCGCACTCCACCGCCCGACGGGGCGGGTTCGACTCGACACACATCGACCGCTTCGCCGAGGGATACGACTTCGGGTTCGACGACTTCCAGCGCCGCGGCATCGAGGCCGTGCAGTCCGGGCGTGGTGTGCTGGTCGCCGCCCCGACCGGGGCGGGCAAGACGATCGTGGGGGAGTTCGCTGCCTACCTCGCGTTGCACACCGGGCGCAAGACCTTCTACACCACGCCCATCAAGGCGCTGTCCAACCAGAAGTACGCCGACCTCGCGGCACGACACGGAGCGGCGAACGTCGGTCTGCTGACAGGGGACTCGTCGATCAACGGCGAGGCGCCCATCGTGGTGATGACCACCGAGGTGCTGCGCAACATGATCTACGCCGGCTCCTCGACGCTCGACAAGCTCGGCTTCGTCGTGATGGACGAGGTGCACTACCTGGCCGACCGGTTCCGCGGCGCGGTCTGGGAAGAGGTCATCGTCATGCTCGCGCCGTCGGTGCAACTGATCTCGCTGTCGGCGACGGTCAGCAACGCCGAGGAGTTCGGGGACTGGCTGCGCGAGGTCCGCGGCGACACCGCGGTGATCGTCGAGGAGCACCGCCCCGTGCCGCTGTGGCAGCAGATGATGGTCGGGCCGGCGCTGATGGACCTGTTCGTCGACGACGGCCGCGAGCAGTTGCGGGTGAATCCCCATCTGCTGCAACGGATCGAGCAGCTCAACCGCGACCGTCGGGACCAGCGGCACGGTCG
This genomic window from Flexivirga oryzae contains:
- a CDS encoding helix-turn-helix transcriptional regulator, whose product is MAAPESATARLGRLLTMVPWLVNRQGIDIAEAAEELGVSTQQVEADLALLFVCGTPGHMPDDLIEAEWEQGRVFLRNADTIARPLRLGLDEATALIVGLRTLAAVPGLDERDAVDRALAKLVEATGDLGAATDRVRIALEDEVPSDTLTTMRAAVAAHRRLHLEYVVPSRDETTERDVDPMRVLSLDGNWYLEGWCHRAQDVRLFRLDRVASVLVLDEDGTPPTDARPRDLDSGLFTPGPDDLSAVIELQPDAAWVIDYYPAGDVQRGADGVLTVSFRTADLRWLRQLMWRLGGSARVVEPTSLRDEVADGARAALAAYEQE
- the tatC gene encoding twin-arginine translocase subunit TatC, which encodes MALLRRKDNPEARMSLGDHFREFRRRALIAAIAIVIGAIVAWIYYDTIYGWVESPLRTVQARHHLSVVGLNFGNGGVTEPFSIKLKISLWSGVILASPIWLWEIWAFLAPGLTKKEKRISVAFMAAAVPLFALGCYVSHFAITNAVDFLMGSTPQVKGADHTPIYNLTDAQKYVSFVTKFIVAFGLAFLLPVFLVGLNQIRVFPGRVMLKGWRVAVMIIAVFSAVMSPSPDAWSMLALMVPMIILYFSACIVCLYLDRRRAGREEKARSEWLDIPDDEKSQL
- the tatA gene encoding Sec-independent protein translocase subunit TatA, translating into MFRGALEPWHILILVLIVVILFGWKKLPDAARSLGRSARILKSELGDDDHKSSAAGQTVPGQTQPPAGSAPGEAPVPGATPYPQQGQQPPQGYQQQAPQGYQQQQPNAGYQPPQQQGQPQQQTPAGYPQQNNPGGNGN